One window of the Salvia splendens isolate huo1 chromosome 1, SspV2, whole genome shotgun sequence genome contains the following:
- the LOC121749085 gene encoding topless-related protein 3-like isoform X1 encodes MSSLSRELVFLILQFLEEEKFKESVHKLEQESGFYFNMKYFEEKVHAGEWDEVEKYLSGFTKVDDNRYSMKIFFEIRKQKYLEALDRQDKAKAVEILVNDLKVFSTFNEDLYKEITQLLTLSNFRENEQLSKYGDTKTARSIMLIELKKLIEANPLFREKLVFPTLKSSRLRTLINQSLNWQHQLCKNPRPNPDIKTLFNDHTCSPPNGALASTPVNLPTAAVAKPAVYTSLGAHGPFPPTAAAANANALAGWMVNAAASSSVQAAVVTASSLPVPPNQVSILKRPMTPPATLGMLDYQNADHEQLMKRLRPAQSVEEVTYPTVRQQASWSLDDLPRTVAFTLHQGSGVTSMDFHPSHQTLLLVGCNSGEITLWEAGIREKLCSKPFKIWDMQTCTLTFQASAAKEVPFSVSRVTWSPDGTFCGAAFSKHLVHLYAYAGPNDLRHHLEIDAHSGGVNDIAFAHPNKQLCVVTCGDDKLIKVWDMTGRKLFNFEGHESPVYSICPHQKENIQFIFSTAVDGKIKAWLYDNMGSRVDYDAPGLWCTTMLYSADGSRLFSCGNSKDGDAHLVEWNESEGAIKRTYTGFRKKCTGVLQFDTTQNHFLAVGEDYQIKFWDMDNVNVLKTIDCDGGIPSLPRLRFNKEGNLLAVTTADKGIKILANANGMRSLRAVEAPPFEALRSPLEAAAIKASGSSVPNVAPKVERSSPVRPSPILNGVDSMARSMEKPRALDDVNDKTKPWQLTEIMDPAHCRMVTMPDSADAANKVARLLYTNSGVGILALGSNGTQKLWKWVRNEQNPSGKATASVVPQHWQPNSGLVMTNDISGVNLEEAVPCIALSKNDSYVMSAAGGKVSLFNMMTFKVMTTFMPPPPASTFLAFHPQDNNIIAIGMEDSTIHIYNVRVDEVKSKLKGHQKRITGLAFSTTLNILVSSGGDAQLCIWSIDTWEKRKTVPIQLPAGKAPTGDTRVQFHSDQVRLLVAHETQLAIYDASKMERIRQWVPQDALSAPISCASYSCNSQLVFASFFDGNVGVFDADTLRLRCRVAPTAYLSQSAINGSQAVSPVVVAAHPQEANQFAVGLTDGSVKVIEPTESDGKWGVSPPADNGLLNGRTGSSSTANNHAAEQVQR; translated from the exons ATGTCGTCGCTCAGCAGAGAATTGGTTTTCTTAATTCTTCAGTTCCTCGAGGAGGAGAAATTCAAGGAGTCCGTTCACAA GCTTGAACAAGAATCAGGCTTTTACTTTAACATGAAATACTTTGAGGAGAAGGTGCATGCTGGTGAATGGGATGAAGTTGAGAAGTACTTGTCTGGTTTTACTAAAGTTGACGATAACAGATACTCAATGAAGATATTTTTTGAAATCCGTAAGCAGAAGTATCTTGAAGCTCTTGATAG GCAAGACAAAGCAAAGGCCGTTGAGATTCTGGTGAATGACTTGAAGGTCTTCTCAACATTTAATGAAGATCTTTACAAGGAAATAACTCAGTTACTGACGCTAAGCAATTTCAG GGAGAATGAGCAGCTTTCCAAATATGGTGACACTAAGACTGCTCGCAGCATAATGTTAATAGAGCTCAAAAAGCTAATTGAAGCAAATCCTCTTTTCCGTGAAAAGCTTGTTTTTCCTACTTTGAAGTCATCTAGATTGAGAACACTTATTAACCAAAG TTTGAATTGGCAGCACCAACTCTGTAAGAATCCTAGGCCAAATCCAGATATTAAGACTTTATTCAATGACCATACTTGCAGTCCCCCAAATGGGGCTCTTGCATCTACTCCTGTTAATCTTCCCACAGCTGCAGTTGCAAAGCCTGCTGTTTACACATCTCTTGGAGCACACGGG CCATTCCCACCTACTGCAGCTGCAGCCAATGCTAATGCCTTAGCCGGTTGGATGGTAAATGCCGCTGCATCTTCGTCTGTTCAAGCAGCTGTTGTTACAGCTTCTTCCTTGCCTGTCCCACCTAATCAAG TTTCAATTTTAAAGCGCCCAATGACTCCCCCGGCAACCCTTGGTATGCTTGACTATCAAAATGCTGATCACGAGCAACTTATGAAGCGTTTACGTCCTGCACAGTCAGTTGAAGAG GTTACATATCCTACAGTTCGTCAACAGGCATCTTGGTCACTTGATGATTTGCCAAGAACTGTGGCTTTTACGCTGCATCAGGGATCTGGTGTAACAAGCATGGACTTTCATCCGTCACACCAAACATTACTTCTTG TGGGCTGCAATAGTGGCGAAATAACTCTCTGGGAAGCAGGAATAAGAGAAAAGTTATGTTCAAAGCCATTTAAGATTTGGGATATGCAAACTTGCACATTAACATTCCAG GCTTCTGCTGCCAAGGAGGTACCATTTTCTGTGAGCCGTGTTACTTGGAGTCCAGATGGGACTTTCTGTG GAGCTGCATTTTCCAAGCACTTAGTTCATTTGTATGCATATGCGGGGCCAAATGATCTACGCCATCATTTGGAG ATTGATGCTCACTCAGGAGGAGTCAATGACATTGCTTTTGCTCATCCAAATAAGCAACTCTGTGTAGTGACTTGTGGGGATGACAAGCTTATAAAG GTGTGGGATATGACAGGAAGAAAGCTTTTCAACTTTGAGGGCCATGAATCGCCTGTTTATTCAATTTGTCCTCATCAGAAAGAAAACATTCAG TTTATTTTCTCAACTGCTGTTGATGGAAAAATCAAAGCTTGGCTTTATGATAACATGGGATCTAGAGTTGACTATGATGCTCCTGGGCTTTGGTGTACCACTATGCTATATAGTGCAGATGGAAGCAG GCTGTTCTCCTGTGGAAATAGCAAAGATGGGGACGCTCATCTGGTGGAATGGAACGAAAGTGAAGGGGCAATAAAAAGAACTTACACTGGGTTTAGAAAGAAGTGTACTGGTGTTCTGCAGTTTGATACTACACAAAATCATTTTCTTGCTGTAGGTGAAGATTACCAGATAAAGTTCTGGGACATGGATAACGTCAATGTACTTAAAACTATAGATTGCGATGGTGGTATACCG AGTCTTCCACGTTTGAGATTTAATAAGGAAGGCAATCTGCTTGCTGTTACTACTGCTGACAAGGGAATCAAGATACTAGCGAATGCTAATGGCATGAGATCCTTGAGAGCAGTTGAAGCCCCACCTTTTGAGGCATTAAGGTCTCCACTGGAAGCTGCAGCTATCAAG GCTTCAGGATCTTCCGTTCCAAATGTCGCTCCGAAAGTGGAACGAAGCTCTCCTGTTAGGCCATCTCCCATCCTT AATGGCGTAGATTCCATGGCTAGAAGCATGGAAAAGCCTAGAGCTCTGGATGATGTTAATGATAAGACAAAGCCCTGGCAGTTAACTGAAATCATGGATCCTGCCCATTGCCGCATGGTCACCATGCCGGATAGCGCTGATGCTGCCAACAAG GTTGCTAGGCTCCTTTATACAAATTCTGGTGTTGGCATATTGGCCCTTGGATCAAATGGCACCCAAAAGCTTTGGAAGTGGGTTCGCAATGAGCAAAACCCGAGTGGAAAG GCCACTGCCAGTGTTGTTCCTCAACATTGGCAACCAAACAGTGGTCTTGTCATGACTAATGACATCTCAGGCGTTAACCTTGAGGAAGCCGTTCCATGCATTGCTCTCTCAAAGAACGACTCCTATGTAATGTCAGCTGCTGGTGGAAAAGTTTCATTGTTCAATATGATGACATTCAAA GTAATGACAACATTTATGCCACCACCACCTGCTTCTACTTTCTTGGCATTCCACCCACAAGATAACAACATTATAGCAATTGGAATGGAGGACTCAACTATCCACATCTACAATGTGAGGGTTGATGAG GTGAAATCAAAACTGAAAGGCCACCAGAAGCGCATTACTGGATTAGCTTTTTCTACCACCCTAAACATATTGGTGTCTTCTGGTGGCGATGCTCAA CTTTGCATATGGAGCATTGACACATGGGAGAAGAGAAAGACAGTTCCAATACAACTTCCAGCAGGTAAAGCACCCACTGGTGACACCCGAGTGCAGTTCCACTCGGACCAAGTTCGCTTGCTTGTAGCCCATGAAACTCAGTTGGCAATATATGATGCTTCCAAGATGGAACGTATACGACAG TGGGTCCCACAAGATGCCCTCTCCGCTCCTATATCATGTGCATCATACTCATGTAACAGTCAGCTTGTTTTTGCTTCCTTTTTTGATGGGAATGTTGGAGTGTTTGACGCCGATACACTGAGATTAAGATGCCGGGTTGCTCCCACTGCATATTTGTCCCAGTCAGCAATAAATGG AAGCCAAGCTGTATCTCCGGTGGTGGTTGCAGCACATCCTCAGGAAGCAAACCAATTTGCCGTTGGATTGACAGATGGGTCTGTTAAAGTGATAGAACCGACAGAATCCGATGGCAAGTGGGGAGTGTCACCTCCTGCTGACAACGGACTACTAAACGGTAGGACCGGTTCATCGTCCACAGCTAACAACCATGCAGCCGAACAAGTCCAAAGatga
- the LOC121749085 gene encoding topless-related protein 3-like isoform X2, protein MSSLSRELVFLILQFLEEEKFKESVHKLEQESGFYFNMKYFEEKVHAGEWDEVEKYLSGFTKVDDNRYSMKIFFEIRKQKYLEALDRQDKAKAVEILVNDLKVFSTFNEDLYKEITQLLTLSNFRENEQLSKYGDTKTARSIMLIELKKLIEANPLFREKLVFPTLKSSRLRTLINQSLNWQHQLCKNPRPNPDIKTLFNDHTCSPPNGALASTPVNLPTAAVAKPAVYTSLGAHGPFPPTAAAANANALAGWMVNAAASSSVQAAVVTASSLPVPPNQVSILKRPMTPPATLGMLDYQNADHEQLMKRLRPAQSVEEVTYPTVRQQASWSLDDLPRTVAFTLHQGSGVTSMDFHPSHQTLLLVGCNSGEITLWEAGIREKLCSKPFKIWDMQTCTLTFQASAAKEVPFSVSRVTWSPDGTFCGAAFSKHLVHLYAYAGPNDLRHHLEIDAHSGGVNDIAFAHPNKQLCVVTCGDDKLIKVWDMTGRKLFNFEGHESPVYSICPHQKENIQFIFSTAVDGKIKAWLYDNMGSRVDYDAPGLWCTTMLYSADGSRLFSCGNSKDGDAHLVEWNESEGAIKRTYTGFRKKCTGVLQFDTTQNHFLAVGEDYQIKFWDMDNVNVLKTIDCDGGIPSLPRLRFNKEGNLLAVTTADKGIKILANANGMRSLRAVEAPPFEALRSPLEAAAIKNGVDSMARSMEKPRALDDVNDKTKPWQLTEIMDPAHCRMVTMPDSADAANKVARLLYTNSGVGILALGSNGTQKLWKWVRNEQNPSGKATASVVPQHWQPNSGLVMTNDISGVNLEEAVPCIALSKNDSYVMSAAGGKVSLFNMMTFKVMTTFMPPPPASTFLAFHPQDNNIIAIGMEDSTIHIYNVRVDEVKSKLKGHQKRITGLAFSTTLNILVSSGGDAQLCIWSIDTWEKRKTVPIQLPAGKAPTGDTRVQFHSDQVRLLVAHETQLAIYDASKMERIRQWVPQDALSAPISCASYSCNSQLVFASFFDGNVGVFDADTLRLRCRVAPTAYLSQSAINGSQAVSPVVVAAHPQEANQFAVGLTDGSVKVIEPTESDGKWGVSPPADNGLLNGRTGSSSTANNHAAEQVQR, encoded by the exons ATGTCGTCGCTCAGCAGAGAATTGGTTTTCTTAATTCTTCAGTTCCTCGAGGAGGAGAAATTCAAGGAGTCCGTTCACAA GCTTGAACAAGAATCAGGCTTTTACTTTAACATGAAATACTTTGAGGAGAAGGTGCATGCTGGTGAATGGGATGAAGTTGAGAAGTACTTGTCTGGTTTTACTAAAGTTGACGATAACAGATACTCAATGAAGATATTTTTTGAAATCCGTAAGCAGAAGTATCTTGAAGCTCTTGATAG GCAAGACAAAGCAAAGGCCGTTGAGATTCTGGTGAATGACTTGAAGGTCTTCTCAACATTTAATGAAGATCTTTACAAGGAAATAACTCAGTTACTGACGCTAAGCAATTTCAG GGAGAATGAGCAGCTTTCCAAATATGGTGACACTAAGACTGCTCGCAGCATAATGTTAATAGAGCTCAAAAAGCTAATTGAAGCAAATCCTCTTTTCCGTGAAAAGCTTGTTTTTCCTACTTTGAAGTCATCTAGATTGAGAACACTTATTAACCAAAG TTTGAATTGGCAGCACCAACTCTGTAAGAATCCTAGGCCAAATCCAGATATTAAGACTTTATTCAATGACCATACTTGCAGTCCCCCAAATGGGGCTCTTGCATCTACTCCTGTTAATCTTCCCACAGCTGCAGTTGCAAAGCCTGCTGTTTACACATCTCTTGGAGCACACGGG CCATTCCCACCTACTGCAGCTGCAGCCAATGCTAATGCCTTAGCCGGTTGGATGGTAAATGCCGCTGCATCTTCGTCTGTTCAAGCAGCTGTTGTTACAGCTTCTTCCTTGCCTGTCCCACCTAATCAAG TTTCAATTTTAAAGCGCCCAATGACTCCCCCGGCAACCCTTGGTATGCTTGACTATCAAAATGCTGATCACGAGCAACTTATGAAGCGTTTACGTCCTGCACAGTCAGTTGAAGAG GTTACATATCCTACAGTTCGTCAACAGGCATCTTGGTCACTTGATGATTTGCCAAGAACTGTGGCTTTTACGCTGCATCAGGGATCTGGTGTAACAAGCATGGACTTTCATCCGTCACACCAAACATTACTTCTTG TGGGCTGCAATAGTGGCGAAATAACTCTCTGGGAAGCAGGAATAAGAGAAAAGTTATGTTCAAAGCCATTTAAGATTTGGGATATGCAAACTTGCACATTAACATTCCAG GCTTCTGCTGCCAAGGAGGTACCATTTTCTGTGAGCCGTGTTACTTGGAGTCCAGATGGGACTTTCTGTG GAGCTGCATTTTCCAAGCACTTAGTTCATTTGTATGCATATGCGGGGCCAAATGATCTACGCCATCATTTGGAG ATTGATGCTCACTCAGGAGGAGTCAATGACATTGCTTTTGCTCATCCAAATAAGCAACTCTGTGTAGTGACTTGTGGGGATGACAAGCTTATAAAG GTGTGGGATATGACAGGAAGAAAGCTTTTCAACTTTGAGGGCCATGAATCGCCTGTTTATTCAATTTGTCCTCATCAGAAAGAAAACATTCAG TTTATTTTCTCAACTGCTGTTGATGGAAAAATCAAAGCTTGGCTTTATGATAACATGGGATCTAGAGTTGACTATGATGCTCCTGGGCTTTGGTGTACCACTATGCTATATAGTGCAGATGGAAGCAG GCTGTTCTCCTGTGGAAATAGCAAAGATGGGGACGCTCATCTGGTGGAATGGAACGAAAGTGAAGGGGCAATAAAAAGAACTTACACTGGGTTTAGAAAGAAGTGTACTGGTGTTCTGCAGTTTGATACTACACAAAATCATTTTCTTGCTGTAGGTGAAGATTACCAGATAAAGTTCTGGGACATGGATAACGTCAATGTACTTAAAACTATAGATTGCGATGGTGGTATACCG AGTCTTCCACGTTTGAGATTTAATAAGGAAGGCAATCTGCTTGCTGTTACTACTGCTGACAAGGGAATCAAGATACTAGCGAATGCTAATGGCATGAGATCCTTGAGAGCAGTTGAAGCCCCACCTTTTGAGGCATTAAGGTCTCCACTGGAAGCTGCAGCTATCAAG AATGGCGTAGATTCCATGGCTAGAAGCATGGAAAAGCCTAGAGCTCTGGATGATGTTAATGATAAGACAAAGCCCTGGCAGTTAACTGAAATCATGGATCCTGCCCATTGCCGCATGGTCACCATGCCGGATAGCGCTGATGCTGCCAACAAG GTTGCTAGGCTCCTTTATACAAATTCTGGTGTTGGCATATTGGCCCTTGGATCAAATGGCACCCAAAAGCTTTGGAAGTGGGTTCGCAATGAGCAAAACCCGAGTGGAAAG GCCACTGCCAGTGTTGTTCCTCAACATTGGCAACCAAACAGTGGTCTTGTCATGACTAATGACATCTCAGGCGTTAACCTTGAGGAAGCCGTTCCATGCATTGCTCTCTCAAAGAACGACTCCTATGTAATGTCAGCTGCTGGTGGAAAAGTTTCATTGTTCAATATGATGACATTCAAA GTAATGACAACATTTATGCCACCACCACCTGCTTCTACTTTCTTGGCATTCCACCCACAAGATAACAACATTATAGCAATTGGAATGGAGGACTCAACTATCCACATCTACAATGTGAGGGTTGATGAG GTGAAATCAAAACTGAAAGGCCACCAGAAGCGCATTACTGGATTAGCTTTTTCTACCACCCTAAACATATTGGTGTCTTCTGGTGGCGATGCTCAA CTTTGCATATGGAGCATTGACACATGGGAGAAGAGAAAGACAGTTCCAATACAACTTCCAGCAGGTAAAGCACCCACTGGTGACACCCGAGTGCAGTTCCACTCGGACCAAGTTCGCTTGCTTGTAGCCCATGAAACTCAGTTGGCAATATATGATGCTTCCAAGATGGAACGTATACGACAG TGGGTCCCACAAGATGCCCTCTCCGCTCCTATATCATGTGCATCATACTCATGTAACAGTCAGCTTGTTTTTGCTTCCTTTTTTGATGGGAATGTTGGAGTGTTTGACGCCGATACACTGAGATTAAGATGCCGGGTTGCTCCCACTGCATATTTGTCCCAGTCAGCAATAAATGG AAGCCAAGCTGTATCTCCGGTGGTGGTTGCAGCACATCCTCAGGAAGCAAACCAATTTGCCGTTGGATTGACAGATGGGTCTGTTAAAGTGATAGAACCGACAGAATCCGATGGCAAGTGGGGAGTGTCACCTCCTGCTGACAACGGACTACTAAACGGTAGGACCGGTTCATCGTCCACAGCTAACAACCATGCAGCCGAACAAGTCCAAAGatga